A single region of the Biomaibacter acetigenes genome encodes:
- a CDS encoding anaerobic ribonucleoside-triphosphate reductase activating protein, translated as MICDFMPVSVVDFPGNVAATVFVSGCNFRCPYCHNSSIIGSKSGFSGRTSVLPKSPSEEVINYLKRRKKLIDGVCITGGEPTLWRGLKEFITEIKTLGLKVKLDTNGSRPDVLKELLQEELIDYVAMDIKAPICKYRLFTLDERDILNVQKSAEVILLYGTPNGKIIYEFRTTVHEKILEPNDFVLIGEWLSGASKYVLQGYRYSPEVLDVNFCGTKPCDIYFLNRAKTVLSKYFKEILIRS; from the coding sequence ATGATATGCGATTTTATGCCTGTATCGGTGGTGGACTTTCCGGGCAATGTGGCCGCTACAGTTTTTGTTTCCGGTTGTAATTTCCGGTGTCCCTATTGCCATAACAGCTCAATAATAGGAAGCAAAAGCGGTTTTTCGGGAAGGACTTCAGTGTTACCTAAAAGTCCGTCCGAAGAAGTAATTAATTATCTCAAGAGGAGAAAAAAACTGATAGACGGGGTGTGCATAACCGGCGGAGAACCGACGCTGTGGAGGGGCTTAAAGGAATTTATAACCGAAATAAAGACTCTGGGCTTAAAGGTAAAACTGGACACCAACGGTTCAAGGCCTGATGTTTTAAAAGAATTGCTTCAGGAAGAACTGATTGACTATGTGGCGATGGACATAAAGGCTCCGATTTGCAAGTACAGGTTGTTTACCTTAGATGAAAGGGATATATTAAATGTCCAAAAAAGCGCCGAAGTTATTTTGCTCTATGGAACGCCCAATGGGAAAATTATTTACGAGTTCAGAACAACGGTGCATGAGAAGATACTGGAACCGAATGATTTTGTATTGATAGGTGAATGGCTTTCAGGAGCAAGCAAATACGTGCTTCAGGGATATAGATATTCTCCTGAGGTTTTAGATGTGAATTTTTGCGGCACAAAACCCTGCGACATATATTTTTTAAACCGGGCAAAGACCGTGCTTTCTAAATACTTCAAAGAAATTCTAATAAGAAGCTGA